A stretch of the Acidimicrobiia bacterium genome encodes the following:
- a CDS encoding adenylate/guanylate cyclase domain-containing protein: MDRSLARYLRRRGASPTEIEQAVRNGYLTLLVFDRAVMPGERKYTLAAVAAAAGTDLVTARALWRALGFPDLPDDLPAFTDRDVEALRGFVERLHRPWVYDWTLERALPQARVLSSALARIADAESDDVALSVDDARRAGLSDEELAAAVATNLDFDDISRLVDHAHRLQLRAALWRKLAGSEPGTPGTVEVTVGFLDLVGYTALAEDLDDRELSDLVERFAGIAHDTVVAHGGRLVKTIGDEVMFIADRPQTAAVIALSLSAESTSDEVLPDARAGIASGTVLSREGDYFGPVVNLASRLTELAYPGTVLASSDVAAALAGDERFTLRRLPRRRVRGIGRIDVYRLGAAPEPARAPTG, translated from the coding sequence GTGGACCGGTCGCTCGCCCGGTACCTGCGCCGGCGCGGCGCCAGCCCGACCGAGATCGAGCAGGCGGTCCGCAACGGCTACCTCACCCTGCTGGTCTTCGACCGGGCGGTCATGCCCGGCGAGCGCAAGTACACGCTGGCGGCGGTGGCGGCCGCGGCCGGCACCGACCTCGTCACGGCGCGTGCGCTGTGGCGGGCGCTCGGGTTCCCCGACCTGCCCGACGACCTCCCCGCGTTCACCGACCGGGACGTCGAGGCGCTCCGGGGCTTCGTCGAGCGGCTTCACCGGCCGTGGGTCTACGACTGGACCCTGGAGCGGGCGCTCCCCCAAGCGCGGGTGCTCAGCTCCGCCCTCGCCCGCATCGCCGACGCCGAGAGCGACGACGTGGCCCTGTCGGTGGACGACGCCCGTCGCGCCGGGCTCTCCGACGAGGAGCTGGCCGCCGCGGTGGCGACGAACCTCGACTTCGACGACATCAGCCGCCTCGTCGACCACGCGCACCGCCTGCAGCTGCGCGCCGCGCTCTGGCGCAAGCTGGCCGGCAGCGAGCCCGGCACGCCCGGGACGGTCGAGGTGACCGTCGGGTTCCTCGACCTGGTCGGCTACACCGCGCTGGCCGAGGACCTCGACGACCGCGAGCTCTCCGACCTCGTCGAGCGCTTCGCCGGGATCGCCCACGACACCGTCGTCGCCCACGGGGGGCGGCTGGTGAAGACGATCGGCGACGAGGTCATGTTCATCGCCGACCGCCCCCAGACCGCGGCCGTGATCGCGCTCAGCCTCAGCGCCGAGTCGACGAGCGACGAGGTCTTGCCCGACGCTCGAGCCGGGATCGCGTCCGGGACCGTGCTGTCGCGGGAAGGCGACTACTTCGGGCCGGTCGTGAACCTGGCCAGCCGGCTCACCGAGCTCGCCTACCCGGGGACGGTGCTGGCGTCGAGCGACGTCGCCGCCGCGCTGGCCGGTGACGAGCGGTTCACGCTGCGGCGGCTGCCTCGACGTCGCGTGCGCGGCATCGGCCGCATCGACGTGTACCGCCTCGGCGCCGCGCCGGAGCCGGCGCGGGCGCCCACGGGCTGA
- a CDS encoding acyl-CoA dehydrogenase family protein — MPSTGGAMAVDTSQLADAQLREQTLEFLREQLPAGWMDAIDAGDEERYAALRRSLDYRDWCRRLGEAGYATPTWPAEYGAGLSLTPMQAKHVNEVLSTYRVPRPFNIIGIGMGGPTVITWGTEDQKHQLLRGLATNEEIWCQLFSEPGAGSDVAGLSTRAVRDGDEWIVTGQKVWTTLAHLARYGMLLARTNPDVPKHKGLSYFVLDMRLPGVEIRPLVQITGDAEFNEVFLENVRIPDAMRVGPAGEGWRVAITTLMNERVSLSGAGSLAGDAVGGSPIRTLMDRHRPVRDPLLRQRLAQAYIDGRLIRLNNQRAGDKRKSGSEAGPEGSITKLMQAEFNQRLQKLAVDMEGAGGAAWEPTGVAKAEGPLAYLGGMGDDRPSIARGFLRAQANTIEGGTSNVMRNILGERVLGLPKEPDNSRDLAWKDVPRSA; from the coding sequence GTGCCAAGCACAGGGGGAGCCATGGCCGTCGACACGTCCCAGCTCGCCGACGCCCAGCTTCGAGAGCAGACGCTCGAGTTCTTGCGGGAGCAGCTGCCGGCGGGCTGGATGGACGCCATCGACGCCGGCGACGAGGAGCGGTACGCGGCGTTGCGGCGGTCGCTCGACTACCGCGACTGGTGCCGCCGCCTCGGGGAGGCGGGCTACGCCACGCCCACGTGGCCGGCCGAGTACGGGGCCGGGCTGTCGCTCACCCCGATGCAGGCCAAGCACGTGAACGAGGTGCTGAGCACGTACCGGGTGCCGCGGCCCTTCAACATCATCGGGATCGGCATGGGCGGGCCGACGGTCATCACGTGGGGCACCGAGGACCAGAAGCACCAGCTCCTCCGGGGCCTGGCCACGAACGAGGAGATCTGGTGCCAGCTGTTCAGCGAGCCCGGCGCGGGGTCCGACGTGGCCGGCCTGTCGACCCGGGCCGTCCGTGACGGCGACGAGTGGATCGTCACCGGCCAGAAGGTCTGGACCACGCTCGCGCACCTGGCCAGGTACGGGATGCTGCTGGCCCGCACCAACCCCGACGTGCCGAAGCACAAGGGGCTCAGCTACTTCGTCCTCGACATGCGGCTGCCGGGCGTCGAGATCCGCCCCCTTGTGCAGATCACCGGCGACGCCGAGTTCAACGAGGTGTTCCTCGAGAACGTGCGGATCCCGGACGCGATGCGGGTGGGGCCGGCGGGGGAGGGCTGGCGGGTCGCGATCACGACGCTCATGAACGAGCGGGTGTCGCTCTCGGGGGCCGGGTCGCTCGCCGGCGACGCCGTCGGCGGCAGCCCGATCCGGACGCTTATGGACCGCCACCGGCCGGTCCGCGACCCGCTGCTGCGGCAGCGGCTGGCGCAGGCCTACATCGACGGTCGCCTGATCCGGCTGAACAACCAGCGGGCCGGCGACAAGCGCAAGAGCGGCAGCGAGGCCGGGCCCGAGGGCTCGATCACCAAGCTCATGCAGGCCGAGTTCAACCAGCGGCTCCAGAAGCTGGCGGTGGACATGGAGGGCGCGGGCGGCGCGGCCTGGGAGCCGACCGGCGTCGCGAAGGCCGAAGGGCCGCTCGCCTATCTCGGCGGGATGGGCGACGACCGACCGTCGATCGCGCGCGGGTTCCTGCGCGCCCAGGCCAACACCATCGAGGGCGGCACGTCGAACGTCATGCGCAACATCCTCGGCGAGCGGGTGCTCGGCCTGCCGAAGGAGCCGGACAACTCCCGGGACCTGGCCTGGAAGGACGTCCCCCGCTCGGCCTGA
- a CDS encoding VIT1/CCC1 transporter family protein → MRTHQPERHRYARIGWLRAAVLGANDGIVSVASILLGVAAATSSQSQVAVAGAAALVAGAMAMAAGEFVSVSSQRDTELADIARERREILQHPDFELAELQEIYQRRGLDRGLAREVAQRLMEADPLGAHLRDELGMTGVGVAAPVQAAVSSAVSFSLGGALPLAAALVLPSSARIPVVAGLALLLLAGTGALGGRFGGAPVRRAALRVLAGGSLAMLVTWAIGALVGAAV, encoded by the coding sequence ATGCGGACCCATCAACCCGAACGCCACCGGTACGCCCGGATCGGCTGGCTGCGCGCCGCCGTCCTCGGCGCCAACGACGGGATCGTCTCCGTCGCCAGCATCCTGCTCGGCGTCGCCGCCGCCACCTCGTCGCAAAGCCAGGTCGCGGTCGCGGGCGCGGCCGCGCTCGTCGCCGGCGCCATGGCGATGGCCGCGGGCGAGTTCGTCTCGGTGAGCTCGCAGCGCGACACCGAGCTCGCCGACATCGCACGGGAGCGACGGGAGATCCTCCAGCACCCCGACTTCGAGCTCGCCGAGCTCCAGGAGATCTACCAGCGCCGGGGCCTCGACCGCGGCCTCGCCCGCGAGGTCGCGCAGCGCCTCATGGAGGCGGACCCGCTCGGCGCCCACCTGCGCGACGAGCTCGGGATGACCGGGGTCGGGGTGGCCGCGCCGGTGCAGGCGGCGGTGAGCTCGGCGGTGAGCTTCTCCCTGGGCGGGGCGCTCCCTCTCGCCGCCGCCCTCGTGCTGCCGAGCTCGGCTCGCATCCCCGTCGTGGCCGGGCTGGCCCTGCTGCTGCTGGCCGGTACCGGCGCGCTCGGCGGCCGGTTCGGTGGCGCGCCGGTGCGGCGGGCGGCGCTGCGGGTCCTGGCCGGCGGGAGCCTCGCCATGCTGGTGACGTGGGCCATCGGCGCCCTGGTCGGCGCCGCGGTGTAG
- a CDS encoding pyridoxamine 5'-phosphate oxidase family protein: MYETPADLEQLQALLDASHEAAGPHLASIFTAERRLDARSLAGLLVGVQVLNLATVTAAGRPLVAPVDGLFYRGHFHFGSSPDSVRVRHLRARPALSASHTRGEELAVIVHGEARFLDLGGAEHAGFRDYLLETYVPAYGPGWEDGVAGSPYARIEPRKLFTFSWPASPA; the protein is encoded by the coding sequence GTGTACGAGACGCCCGCCGACCTCGAGCAGCTCCAGGCCCTGCTCGACGCCAGCCACGAGGCCGCGGGCCCGCACCTCGCCAGCATCTTCACCGCCGAGCGGCGCCTCGACGCCCGGTCCCTAGCCGGCCTGCTCGTCGGCGTGCAGGTGCTGAACCTGGCCACGGTCACGGCCGCCGGCCGCCCGCTCGTCGCGCCCGTCGACGGGCTCTTCTACCGGGGGCACTTCCACTTCGGGTCCTCACCGGACTCGGTTCGGGTCCGGCACCTCCGGGCCCGGCCGGCCCTGAGCGCCTCGCACACCCGGGGCGAGGAGCTCGCGGTGATCGTCCACGGCGAGGCCCGGTTCCTCGACCTCGGCGGCGCCGAGCACGCCGGCTTCCGCGACTACCTGCTCGAGACCTACGTGCCCGCGTACGGGCCGGGCTGGGAGGACGGGGTCGCGGGATCGCCCTACGCCCGCATCGAGCCTCGGAAGCTGTTCACGTTCTCGTGGCCGGCGTCGCCGGCCTGA
- a CDS encoding HAD-IC family P-type ATPase, which translates to MTASGPAESGALAPPRSGPDTPPTGLTAAEVRDRVSRGLTNGGGERTSRSYGEIIRANVLTRFNAILGTLLVVVLVVGHPQDGLFGFVLVANSLIGIVQEVLAKRKLDALAVLSAPRARVVRDGEPAEVAIEEIVLDDLCELRTGDQVPADGLVRQADGLEIDESLLTGESDPIDKRPGSTVMSGSIVVAGSGRFQATAVGPNSYARRIAAEAREFRLARSELVDGINFLLRLIQYALFPISGLLLWQQLRTDQVPAALTSVVAGVVGMVPEGLVLLTSLAFGIAALTLARRNVLVQELPAVEGLARVDVVCLDKTGTLTEGDVVFARSEPLDGASPADIDAALGALADDPNRNATLAALGAALSAPDGWRRTATTPFSSARKWSAASFESHATWVLGAPEMVLPDAAPDRAPRSRANDLAADGKRVLLLARSDAPLADESLPVPLTPVALVLLEEKVRPDARETLAYFAEQGVALKVISGDNPRTVAAVAARVGLAGSDDPVDARELPDDPAQLADALDTHSVFGRVTPQQKRGMVHALQSHGHVVAMTGDGVNDALALKDADIGVAMGSGAAATRAVAKLVLLDGRFATLPGVVAEGRRVIANIERSANLFVTKTVYAVLIAVIVVILNWKYPFLPRQLTLISNFTIGIPGFFLALAPNTRRYIPGFIKRVLRFCVPAGFVVGSGALAAYGVAYYAEHASLTESRTTATLVVAAIALWVLVILARPVNWWRGLLALTMVLSVVTIVAVPSFRSFFALALPPGRVLGEAAAIAAVGIVLVELGWRTTRFVAGRHDGSRTAAAAP; encoded by the coding sequence ATGACCGCGTCCGGGCCCGCGGAGTCGGGCGCGCTGGCGCCACCCCGGTCCGGGCCCGACACGCCGCCGACCGGGCTGACGGCAGCCGAGGTCCGCGACCGGGTCTCACGGGGGCTCACGAACGGCGGCGGCGAGCGCACGAGCCGTTCCTACGGCGAGATCATCCGGGCCAACGTCTTGACCCGCTTCAACGCCATCCTCGGCACGCTGCTGGTCGTCGTCCTCGTCGTCGGCCACCCCCAGGACGGGCTGTTCGGGTTCGTACTCGTGGCCAACTCCCTGATCGGGATCGTGCAGGAGGTCCTCGCCAAGCGGAAGCTCGACGCGCTCGCGGTGCTGAGCGCGCCGCGGGCCCGGGTCGTCCGCGACGGCGAGCCCGCCGAGGTCGCCATCGAGGAGATCGTCCTCGACGACCTCTGCGAGCTGCGCACCGGCGACCAGGTCCCCGCCGACGGGCTGGTCCGGCAGGCCGACGGGCTCGAGATCGACGAGTCGCTGCTGACCGGCGAATCGGACCCGATCGACAAGCGGCCGGGCTCGACGGTCATGTCCGGCAGCATCGTCGTCGCCGGCTCCGGACGCTTCCAGGCCACCGCGGTCGGCCCGAACTCGTACGCGCGCCGGATCGCCGCCGAGGCCCGCGAGTTCCGGCTCGCCCGCTCCGAGCTCGTCGACGGCATCAACTTCCTGCTGCGCCTGATCCAGTACGCGCTCTTCCCGATCTCGGGGCTGCTGCTCTGGCAGCAGCTCCGGACCGACCAGGTGCCCGCCGCGCTCACCAGCGTCGTTGCCGGCGTGGTCGGGATGGTCCCCGAGGGCCTCGTGCTCCTGACCAGCCTGGCGTTCGGGATCGCGGCGCTCACGCTGGCTCGGCGCAACGTCTTGGTGCAGGAGCTGCCGGCGGTCGAGGGTCTGGCCCGGGTGGACGTCGTGTGCTTGGACAAGACGGGAACCCTCACCGAGGGTGACGTCGTGTTCGCGCGCTCGGAGCCGCTCGACGGCGCCAGCCCCGCGGACATCGACGCCGCGCTTGGCGCCCTGGCCGACGACCCGAACCGCAACGCCACCCTCGCCGCGCTCGGCGCGGCCCTGTCGGCGCCGGACGGATGGCGCCGCACCGCGACCACCCCGTTCTCCTCGGCGCGCAAGTGGAGCGCGGCCAGCTTCGAATCCCACGCGACGTGGGTGCTCGGCGCACCGGAGATGGTCCTGCCCGACGCGGCGCCGGACCGCGCGCCGCGCTCGCGTGCCAACGATCTCGCCGCCGACGGGAAGCGGGTGCTGCTGCTCGCTCGCAGCGACGCCCCGCTCGCGGACGAGTCGCTCCCGGTCCCGCTGACGCCGGTCGCGCTCGTCCTCCTCGAGGAGAAGGTCCGTCCCGACGCCCGCGAGACCCTCGCCTACTTCGCCGAGCAGGGCGTGGCGCTGAAGGTGATCTCCGGTGACAACCCCCGCACCGTCGCCGCGGTGGCGGCCCGGGTCGGGCTCGCCGGCAGCGACGACCCGGTCGACGCGCGCGAGCTGCCGGACGACCCCGCGCAACTCGCTGACGCCCTCGACACCCACTCGGTCTTCGGCCGGGTCACGCCCCAGCAGAAGCGCGGGATGGTCCACGCCCTCCAGTCCCACGGCCACGTCGTGGCGATGACCGGCGACGGGGTCAACGACGCGCTGGCGCTGAAGGACGCCGACATCGGCGTCGCGATGGGCTCCGGCGCCGCGGCCACTCGCGCCGTCGCCAAGCTCGTGCTCCTCGACGGGCGGTTCGCGACGCTCCCCGGCGTGGTGGCCGAGGGCCGCCGCGTCATCGCCAACATCGAGCGGTCGGCGAACCTCTTCGTCACGAAGACCGTCTACGCGGTGCTGATCGCGGTCATTGTCGTGATCCTGAACTGGAAGTACCCGTTCCTGCCCCGTCAGCTGACGCTCATCAGCAACTTCACGATCGGGATCCCCGGCTTCTTCCTCGCCCTGGCGCCGAACACGCGCCGGTACATCCCGGGCTTCATCAAACGGGTGCTGCGGTTCTGCGTGCCGGCGGGCTTCGTCGTCGGGTCCGGCGCCCTCGCGGCGTACGGCGTCGCCTACTACGCCGAGCACGCGTCGCTGACCGAGTCCCGAACGACGGCCACGCTCGTCGTCGCGGCGATCGCCCTCTGGGTCCTCGTGATCCTCGCCCGCCCGGTGAACTGGTGGCGGGGCCTGCTCGCGCTGACGATGGTGCTCTCGGTCGTGACGATCGTCGCCGTGCCGTCCTTCCGGAGCTTCTTCGCGCTCGCGCTCCCGCCCGGCCGCGTCCTCGGGGAGGCGGCCGCGATCGCCGCCGTCGGGATCGTGCTCGTGGAGCTCGGGTGGCGGACCACGCGCTTCGTCGCCGGTCGACACGACGGCAGCCGAACCGCGGCCGCCGCGCCGTAG
- a CDS encoding L,D-transpeptidase gives MATGGRSRLRCARALSCLAVGAVGAVVGTWTVGVHAAAPASAPSHALRRELRLAPALARAVMVPMTRAAVLSVLTPVGGGGLQLYSGPDAAAPAASLPATDELGSPLVLLGVARQGDWLEALLPSRPNGSTGWVRAADVTTATPQYEVSVSLAAHQLRLIRISDGAVVLTSTVGIGAPNTPTPPGEYFVRDLFPTHTMDHPYGPFAFGLSGHSDVLMHFGTGDGRIAIHGTNQPASIGADLSAGCVHVPNDVDLALIPYLTLGTPVVIG, from the coding sequence ATGGCGACGGGAGGCAGATCGCGGCTGCGTTGCGCGCGGGCCCTCTCCTGCCTCGCCGTCGGCGCGGTCGGCGCGGTCGTCGGGACCTGGACCGTCGGCGTCCACGCCGCGGCGCCCGCGTCGGCGCCGTCCCACGCCCTCCGTCGGGAGCTCCGCCTGGCCCCGGCGCTGGCGCGAGCGGTCATGGTCCCCATGACCCGCGCCGCGGTCCTGTCCGTGCTCACGCCGGTCGGCGGCGGCGGACTGCAGCTCTACTCGGGCCCCGACGCGGCGGCGCCGGCGGCGTCGCTGCCCGCGACCGACGAGCTGGGCTCGCCGCTCGTGCTGCTCGGCGTGGCCCGCCAGGGAGACTGGCTCGAGGCGCTGCTACCGAGCCGGCCGAACGGCTCGACCGGCTGGGTCCGCGCCGCGGACGTCACGACCGCCACCCCGCAGTACGAGGTCAGCGTCTCGCTGGCGGCGCACCAGCTGCGCCTGATCCGCATCAGCGACGGCGCCGTCGTGCTGACGAGCACGGTGGGCATCGGCGCGCCGAACACCCCGACCCCGCCGGGCGAGTACTTCGTCCGGGACCTGTTCCCGACCCACACCATGGATCATCCCTACGGTCCCTTCGCGTTCGGGCTCTCCGGGCACTCGGACGTGCTCATGCACTTCGGGACCGGCGACGGTCGCATCGCCATCCACGGGACGAACCAGCCCGCAAGCATCGGCGCCGACCTGTCGGCCGGCTGCGTGCACGTCCCGAACGACGTCGACCTCGCGCTCATCCCCTACCTGACCCTGGGCACGCCGGTCGTCATCGGCTGA